A genomic segment from Aegilops tauschii subsp. strangulata cultivar AL8/78 chromosome 1, Aet v6.0, whole genome shotgun sequence encodes:
- the LOC109731777 gene encoding protein G1-like8, producing the protein MEPGPDAPRGEGASAPEESGPSSSSVAVEKAEEPQAQAQPPEGGGQQVALQEHLQPQPLSQQPPVPAGLSRYESQKRRDWNTFLQYLRNHKPPLTLARCSGAHVIEFLKYLDQFGKTKVHADGCAYFGQPNPPAPCACPLRQAWGSLDALIGRLRAAYEESGGRPESNPFAARAVRIYLREVREAQAKARGIPYEKKKRKRGSTSAPAAPPPVVTAAEAAATSGGGEDDEDEPSQSAEQQHTTPASPPTRSSSAGATSTTAAAAATTTTTTTRGKEKEAAEGSA; encoded by the coding sequence ATGGAGCCGGGCCCCGACGCGCCTCGCGGCGAGGGAGCGAGCGCGCCGGAGGAGTCTGGACCGTCCTCATCCTCGGTGGCCGTGGAGAAAGCTGAAGAGCCACAGGCACAAGCGCAGCCGCCGGAAGGAGGAGGCCAGCAAGTCGCACTGCAGGAGCACCTGCAGCCGCAGCCGCTGTCGCAGCAGCCGCCGGTGCCAGCGGGGCTGAGCCGCTACGAGTCGCAGAAGCGCCGCGACTGGAACACGTTCCTGCAGTACCTGCGCAACCACAAGCCGCCGCTGACACTGGCGCGGTGCAGCGGCGCGCACGTCATCGAGTTCCTCAAGTACCTGGACCAGTTCGGCAAGACCAAGGTGCACGCCGACGGCTGCGCCTACTTCGGCCAGCCCAACCCGCCGGCTCCGTGCGCGTGCCCGCTCCGACAGGCATGGGGCAGCCTCGACGCGCTCATTGGCCGCCTGCGCGCCGCCTACGAGGAGTCCGGCGGCCGCCCTGAGTCCAACCCCTTCGCCGCGCGCGCCGTGCGCATCTATCTGCGCGAGGTGCGCGAGGCGCAGGCCAAGGCGCGCGGGATACCCTACGAGAAGAAGAAGCGCAAGCGCGGCAGCACGTCCGCCCCCGCGGCGCCGCCTCCCGTTGTCACCGCCGCGGAGGCGGCAGCGACCTCCGGAGGCGGCGAGGACGACGAGGACGAGCCGTCACAGTCCGCTGAGCAACAGCACACAACGCCAGCGTCTCCTCCGACTAGAAGTAGTAGCGCCGGCGCTACTAGTACCACCGCAGCGGCGGCAGCcacaacgacgacgacgacaacgagagggaaggagaaGGAAGCGGCAGAAGGATCAGCGTGA